The Coffea arabica cultivar ET-39 chromosome 3c, Coffea Arabica ET-39 HiFi, whole genome shotgun sequence genome contains a region encoding:
- the LOC140037597 gene encoding haloacid dehalogenase-like hydrolase domain-containing protein At2g33255 yields MFNGLNPPHYQTIPTLPLVSAPNFHQMPLLPALSRAIFSSSVHPLPRSFSSMSNFVTPSSSSVKARLRGVVFDMDGTLTVPAIDFPAMYKAVLGEEEYVSIRKQKPSGIDILQQIEDWSPDKQRQAYEIIADYEKQGLDRLEIMPGASELCAFLDSRSIRRGLITRNVKTAVDLFHERFGITFSPALSREFRPYKPDPAPLLHICSTWEVRPSEVMMIGDSLKDDVACGNRAGTFTCLLDETGKYDSPRYEHVEYKPDYKVSCLADIHSLLEANFELEP; encoded by the exons ATGTTCAATGGCCTTAATCCTCCTCACTATCAGACCATTCCCACGCTCCCACTTGTATCGGCTCCCAATTTCCATCAGATGCCCTTGCTCCCCGCCCTTTCTAGAGCCATCTTCTCCTCCTCAGTTCACCCCCTCCCAAGGTCATTTTCGTCAATGAGCAACTTTGTCACCCCTTCCTCTTCCTCCGTCAAGGCCCGTTTGAGAGGCGTGGTGTTTGACATGGACGGAACCCTGACGGTCCCCGCCATCGACTTCCCGGCAATGTACAAGGCCGTACTGGGAGAAGAGGAGTATGTATCAATTCGAAAGCAGAAACCTTCGGGCATTGATATTTTGCAGCAAATTGAAGATTGGAGCCCGGATAAACAGCGTCAGGCTTACGAAATTATTGCTGATTATGAAAAGCAAGGCCTTGATCGCCTCGAAATCATGCCTG GTGCATCAGAACTTTGTGCTTTTCTTGATTCAAGAAGCATTAG GAGGGGATTAATAACTAGAAATGTCAAGACTGCAGTTGATTTGTTCCATGAACGCTTTGGT ATAACATTTTCTCCAGCATTAAGCCGGGAGTTTCGTCCTTATAAACCAGATCCAGCACCGCTGCTGCATATTTGTTCAACATGGGAAGTTCGACCTAGTGAAGTAATGATGATAGGAGATAGTCTTAAAGATGAT GTGGCTTGTGGGAACCGAGCTGGCACTTTTACATGCTTGCTTGATGAAACTGGGAAGTATGACTCTCCAAGGTATGAGCACGTGGAGTATAAACCAGATTACAAGGTTTCTTGTCTAGCTGACATTCATTCACTATTGGAAGCAAACTTTGAACTGGAACCTTGA
- the LOC140037776 gene encoding F-box/kelch-repeat protein At3g23880-like: MESKAPKVSYSHLPTELVFDILIRLPVKSLLRFRCVSKSWNSLISSPEFIKTHLKETSNARNTAHRKLIFSSFKGVPDLDYLTECNLDSVLYSPTIEAINMVTHMVASSMTEATKIQPPTEKSIEILGACNGLVCIAMQDIIFWPFASDSTPDRRLFLWNPSIRKYWKLPHFGNSGVAAYGFGYDELHDDYKLIVFFRASPFENAEGQVVEIYSQRTNSWKRNEYSINYPIWQLKGGCFVGGKLHWNANFSHEEEDRYCPRKEVGKIVSFDLAHETCGVIEFPENYKGKSSGKGWSIGVLGEGCLAFLWIQIPEVDVWIMTDYGATQSWTKMCSIRYPAGLECRLGFDIDVQPVFLTKRGELLLKLESSLVLFNPEDGTYKNLNMRYKLRYLPGFLKVDEYDESLVLLDAHDGLNMRLS; this comes from the coding sequence ATGGAAAGCAAAGCTCCCAAGGTTTCCTATTCTCATCTCCCTACTGAACTCGTCTTTGATATCCTCATACGGCTCCCAGTCAAGTCCCTTTTGAGATTCAGGTGCGTTTCGAAATCTTGGAATTCTTTAATCTCAAGCCCTGAATTCATCAAAACCCATCTCAAGGAAACATCTAACGCCCGCAATACTGCTCACCGTAAGCTGATTTTCTCTAGTTTTAAAGGTGTCCCTGACCTTGATTACCTCACAGAATGTAATCTTGACTCTGTGTTATATTCGCCCACGATTGAGGCAATCAACATGGTAACACATATGGTTGCATCGTCCATGACTGAGGCTACAAAAATTCAACCTCCCACGGAAAaatcaattgaaattttgggTGCATGTAACGGGTTGGTTTGCATTGCAATGCAAGACATAATCTTTTGGCCGTTTGCTTCGGATTCTACCCCTGACCGACGTTTATTCTTATGGAACCCATCGATCAGGAAATACTGGAAACTGCCTCATTTCGGGAATTCTGGTGTTGCAGCATATGGGTTCGGGTATGATGAGTTGCATGATGATTACAAATTGATCGTATTTTTCCGTGCCAGCCCGTTTGAGAATGCTGAGGGTCAAGTTGTTGAAATTTATAGTCAAAGGACTAATTCCTGGAAGAGGAATGAGTATTCCATAAACTATCCCATTTGGCAACTTAAAGGGGGATGTTTTGTTGGCGGGAAGCTCCATTGGAACGCAAATTTTAGTCACGAGGAGGAAGATCGCTATTGTCCACGCAAAGAAGTTGGTAAAATTGTTAGTTTTGATTTGGCTCATGAGACTTGTGGGGTGATAGAATTTCCTGAAAATTATAAGGGAAAGTCGAGTGGTAAAGGATGGAGTATAGGAGTTCTAGGGGAAGGATGCCTTGCTTTCCTTTGGATTCAAATTCCCGAGGTAGATGTCTGGATTATGACCGACTATGGAGCTACACAATCTTGGACCAAAATGTGCTCGATTCGCTATCCTGCAGGTCTTGAATGTCGGCTTGGATTCGACATTGATGTCCAACCTGTGTTCTTAACAAAGAGGGGGGAGTTATTGCTGAAACTTGAGTCCAGTTTGGTACTTTTTAATCCGGAAGATGGTACATACAAGAATCTCAACATGAGATATAAATTGCGGTATCTTCCTGGTTTTCTTAAGGTGGATGAGTATGATGAAAGTTTAGTTTTGCTTGATGCCCATGATGGATTAAATATGCGATTATCTTAA
- the LOC140038027 gene encoding uncharacterized protein — protein sequence MELFQEIQEVEESGFDSAAVRHHLNSTTVTTSTTLETCTGCGSIKRRSPSSSSFSQEPSPKRATHYPPPSSTTTTSTSPPLLPSPPPSSSNAMHANNLHHSLSETTALTQLTNPQSPDYLSKANADISASASPSAVAVGASLTLPPLPPVTLWRLLSDHTSSEFQPTPQPARRTLLRSPTSDQESLESKSLKKIKQKLKVMSQWVEKVMREEDEEYTHSEEENCNINSNSKQDASEKGAEAQPEEAVWVEKRNGEDLVLHFKCPCSKGYEIFLSGNTCYYRLM from the exons ATGGAACTcttccaagaaattcaagaagtaGAGGAATCTGGTTTTGATTCTGCCGCCGTCCGCCACCATCTCAATTCCACCACCGTCACTACTTCCACCACCCTTGAGACGTGCACTGGCTGTGGTTCCATAAAGAGAAGATCACCTTCCTCATCTTCATTTTCCCAGGAACCTTCTCCCAAAAGGGCCACCCATTATCCCCCTCCATCCAGCACCACAACAACCAGCACCTCTCCGCCACTATTACCATCACCGCCACCATCTTCTTCCAATGCAATGCATGCCAATAATCTCCACCATTCACTCTCTGAGACTACTGCTTTAACTCAGCTGACGAATCCCCAGTCACCTGACTATTTGTCCAAGGCTAATGCTGATATATCAGCATCTGCATCACCATCTGCGGTGGCAGTGGGAGCCTCACTGACATTGCCACCACTTCCTCCGGTGACTCTTTGGAGGCTTCTATCTGATCACACTTCTTCAGAGTTTCAGCCAACGCCTCAGCCTGCAAGAAGAACCCTGTTGAGGTCTCCAACTTCTGATCAAGAAAGTCTTGAATCCAAG AGCTTGAAGAAAATAAAGCAGAAATTGAAGGTAATGAGCCAATGGGTAGAAAAAGTCATgagagaagaagatgaagaataTACACATTCTGAAGAAGAAAACTGCAATATCAATTCCAATTCAAAG CAGGATGCATCTGAGAAAGGTGCAGAGGCTCAGCCTGAGGAAGCTGTGTGGGTTGAGAAGAGAAATGGGGAGGACTTAGTTCTTCACTTCAAATGTCCCTGTTCCAAGGGCtatgagatttttctttctgGAAACACCTGTTACTACCGATTAATGTAG